A single region of the Rhodococcus sp. W8901 genome encodes:
- a CDS encoding methyltransferase domain-containing protein has protein sequence MTFNDDPVRTTGIGEMLISSRSFDEYRAMFNLTDGDLALRILDCPGGAAGFTSQVSGLGGDVTACDVAYFGRGADDLAIIAATETDRGNRYVRAHPEQYEWTFFADPDEHQRARQQAAQQFAAHIRQHPHHYVAGRLPSLPFADASFDLVLSSHLLFSYSDRLDHTFHVNAITELMRVTRGELRIFPLVAVGSSTPYPRLADLLADLRARSIAGRVVKVDYEFQSGGHHMLVCRRTPSEVRQ, from the coding sequence GTGACCTTCAACGACGATCCTGTTCGCACCACCGGCATCGGCGAGATGCTGATCAGTTCCCGCTCGTTCGACGAATACCGAGCCATGTTCAACCTCACCGACGGCGACCTTGCGCTGCGGATCCTGGACTGCCCCGGCGGTGCCGCCGGGTTCACCAGCCAGGTGAGCGGTCTCGGCGGCGATGTGACCGCTTGCGACGTGGCCTATTTCGGGCGCGGAGCCGACGACCTCGCCATCATTGCAGCGACCGAGACGGATCGCGGCAACCGATACGTCCGCGCACATCCGGAGCAGTACGAGTGGACGTTCTTCGCTGACCCCGACGAACACCAGCGCGCCCGGCAACAAGCCGCCCAGCAATTCGCTGCCCATATTCGCCAACACCCGCACCACTACGTCGCCGGGCGGCTGCCCTCGTTGCCGTTCGCAGATGCCAGCTTCGATCTGGTGCTCAGCTCCCACCTGCTGTTCAGCTATTCCGACCGACTCGATCACACCTTCCACGTCAACGCGATCACTGAGCTTATGCGAGTCACCCGCGGCGAGCTACGAATCTTCCCGCTGGTGGCCGTGGGATCGTCGACACCCTATCCGCGACTCGCCGATCTGCTCGCCGACCTGAGGGCCCGAAGCATTGCAGGCCGAGTCGTCAAGGTCGACTACGAGTTCCAGAGCGGTGGACACCACATGTTGGTGTGCCGTCGTACCCCATCCGAAGTCCGGCAGTGA
- a CDS encoding Rid family hydrolase has product MATEGRCIHPVIIERVRTTVSLEDIRHDIDALDDQIVALLAQRQRHVRRAAPYRIRPGQALAVDWRAEMMNRLHAQAVTQGAAPEVVARVYSVMIDAFLDLEHLEHLELASRSETYSQPVGDRRTRISSGSPFEETIGFSRAIRSGSRVLVSGTGPVWPDRSCPDDAGAQARRCFEIIGRALNEAGVGLSDVLRTRMFVTDLAASEQVGVVHGELFGAVRPAATMVVVAGLLDPRWKVEIEVEAEVPG; this is encoded by the coding sequence ATGGCGACCGAAGGACGCTGCATTCACCCCGTCATTATCGAGAGAGTTAGGACCACAGTGTCTTTGGAGGACATCCGTCACGATATCGACGCGCTCGACGACCAGATCGTTGCGCTACTCGCCCAACGTCAACGGCACGTCCGACGTGCTGCTCCCTACAGGATTCGTCCCGGGCAGGCACTGGCAGTCGATTGGCGCGCCGAGATGATGAACCGTCTACACGCCCAAGCAGTCACACAAGGAGCTGCCCCTGAGGTGGTGGCCAGGGTGTATTCCGTGATGATCGACGCGTTCCTCGACCTCGAACACCTCGAACACCTCGAACTCGCCTCGCGGTCGGAAACGTACTCTCAACCTGTGGGTGACCGGCGGACACGGATCAGCTCCGGTTCACCATTCGAGGAGACGATCGGCTTCTCCCGCGCGATCCGCTCTGGGTCGCGCGTTCTGGTGTCCGGCACCGGGCCCGTGTGGCCCGACCGATCGTGCCCGGACGATGCCGGTGCCCAGGCCCGCCGCTGCTTCGAGATCATCGGTCGGGCGCTGAACGAAGCCGGCGTCGGACTGAGCGATGTACTCCGCACTCGCATGTTCGTCACCGACCTCGCCGCCAGCGAGCAGGTCGGTGTCGTGCACGGCGAATTGTTCGGTGCCGTGCGTCCGGCGGCGACAATGGTCGTCGTCGCCGGGCTGCTCGACCCGCGATGGAAAGTGGAAATCGAAGTCGAAGCAGAGGTTCCAGGCTAA
- the metA gene encoding homoserine O-acetyltransferase MetA, whose product MPVTVPRDLPARATLEAERIFVMSDERAGHQDIRPIRIAILNLMPMKVSTETQLLRLLSNNPLQIEITLLHMASHVSRTTSAEHLESFYSTFDDVAHMHFDGLIITGAPIEKLDFEDVDYWPEMTKILDWARSAVQSTLHVCWGAQAALYHHYGVRKHEVPQKISGVFSHRITGARSPIVTGFDDEFLAPHSRHTDVYAADIEATGEVDVLAVSEEAGVYLAATADGRQIFVTGHPEYDADTLAREYRRDSEQGLPVPAPAHYFPGDDPTAIPLNRWRGHGHLLYSNWLNYCVYQETPFIPGEV is encoded by the coding sequence ATGCCTGTCACTGTGCCGCGCGATCTTCCCGCCAGGGCCACCCTGGAGGCGGAGCGAATCTTTGTCATGTCCGACGAGCGGGCTGGACATCAGGATATTCGCCCTATCCGGATCGCCATCTTGAATCTGATGCCGATGAAGGTCAGCACCGAGACGCAGCTGCTGCGGTTGCTCAGCAATAATCCGCTGCAGATCGAGATCACCCTGCTGCACATGGCCAGCCATGTCTCGCGTACCACCTCTGCAGAGCATCTCGAATCGTTCTACTCAACTTTCGATGACGTGGCCCATATGCACTTCGACGGCCTCATCATCACCGGGGCGCCGATCGAGAAACTCGACTTCGAGGACGTCGACTACTGGCCGGAGATGACCAAGATCCTTGACTGGGCCCGCAGCGCCGTGCAGTCGACTCTGCACGTCTGCTGGGGTGCGCAGGCGGCCCTCTACCACCACTACGGTGTCCGCAAACACGAAGTCCCACAGAAAATCTCCGGTGTATTCTCCCATCGGATCACTGGCGCGCGGTCGCCGATCGTCACCGGGTTCGACGACGAGTTCCTAGCGCCGCACTCACGGCACACCGATGTCTACGCCGCCGACATCGAGGCCACCGGTGAGGTCGACGTGTTGGCGGTGAGCGAGGAGGCCGGGGTCTACTTGGCAGCCACCGCGGACGGCCGCCAGATCTTCGTGACCGGTCACCCGGAATATGATGCGGACACCTTGGCACGTGAATACCGCCGCGACAGCGAGCAAGGACTGCCGGTCCCAGCTCCGGCGCACTACTTCCCCGGCGACGATCCCACCGCCATCCCGCTCAACCGATGGCGCGGCCACGGGCACCTGCTGTACTCCAACTGGCTAAACTACTGCGTCTACCAGGAGACACCGTTCATTCCAGGCGAGGTCTGA
- a CDS encoding helix-turn-helix domain-containing protein, producing the protein MCENGMSQTEVAEILGVGRTTLYQYLGPQKSRRSTDQ; encoded by the coding sequence ATGTGCGAGAACGGCATGTCCCAGACTGAGGTCGCCGAGATCCTCGGCGTCGGACGCACCACCCTGTATCAGTACCTCGGTCCGCAGAAGAGCCGAAGGAGCACTGATCAGTGA
- a CDS encoding heme A synthase, which produces MSFGWGSLRVAATATVVTSVLIIVTGGVVRVTGSGLGCPTWPSCTGEGLAPTPEMGIHGAIEFGNRLLTVVLCVAVGALIIVARCQREPDRAVLRAAWLQFWIIVLNALVGGVTVLARLSPYVVAAHLIAAMLLLTAAVYTFELVERLDRSTATATADPALAVRARWLVAATAVLVVIGTAVTGSGVHAGDSSDVHRMPFDWTTMVIIHAVAAVVTFAVAVSSLLIARRSGADSVASRASVFIALLLAQGFVGVLQSVGVAAEALVVVHMLGAALIWAGALRVLFATDPGLGGSRAAFHASVAETSRI; this is translated from the coding sequence GTGTCGTTCGGGTGGGGGAGTCTTCGGGTCGCCGCGACCGCGACGGTTGTGACGAGTGTGTTGATCATCGTCACTGGTGGTGTGGTCCGCGTGACCGGCTCCGGTTTGGGCTGTCCGACATGGCCGTCCTGCACCGGGGAAGGATTGGCGCCCACGCCCGAGATGGGGATCCACGGTGCCATCGAGTTCGGCAACCGGCTGCTGACGGTGGTGCTGTGCGTAGCGGTCGGTGCGTTGATCATCGTTGCGCGCTGTCAGCGAGAGCCTGATCGCGCGGTACTGCGGGCGGCGTGGCTCCAGTTCTGGATCATCGTGCTCAACGCACTCGTCGGCGGCGTGACGGTGCTCGCCCGATTGAGCCCGTATGTTGTTGCGGCGCACCTCATTGCCGCAATGCTCTTGCTGACGGCGGCTGTGTATACGTTCGAGCTGGTCGAGCGGCTGGACAGATCCACCGCTACTGCGACCGCCGATCCGGCGCTGGCAGTGCGGGCACGGTGGTTGGTCGCCGCGACCGCAGTGCTGGTGGTGATCGGTACGGCGGTGACCGGATCGGGCGTCCATGCCGGTGATTCATCGGATGTACATCGGATGCCGTTCGACTGGACGACCATGGTGATCATTCACGCGGTGGCCGCGGTGGTCACGTTTGCTGTCGCGGTCTCATCGCTGCTGATCGCGCGCCGTTCCGGTGCCGACTCGGTCGCCTCCCGCGCCAGCGTGTTCATTGCACTGTTGCTCGCGCAGGGGTTCGTGGGTGTGCTCCAATCCGTCGGTGTTGCTGCCGAGGCCCTCGTGGTCGTGCACATGCTCGGTGCCGCACTGATCTGGGCCGGCGCACTGCGCGTGCTGTTCGCGACCGACCCTGGCCTAGGCGGCAGCCGCGCGGCATTCCATGCGTCCGTCGCGGAGACCAGCCGGATATGA
- a CDS encoding IS256 family transposase — MTTAHDIDLRQLVEDRLTGASPDLLRELLTMFIRALMGAEADVLCGAGYGQRSDERINSRNGYRHRDFDTRVGTLDVAIPKLRSGSYFPDWLLERRKRAERALTTVVATCYLLGVSTRRMEKLVETLGITSLSKSQVSIMAKELDEQVEAFRSRPLDAGPYTFVAADALVLKVRENGRVVNVHALVAVGVNADGYREILGIDVTSAEDGAGWLTFFRGMVARGLSGVKLVTSDAHAGLVAAIGATLPGASWQRCRTHYATNLMSVTPKSSWPWVRTLLHSVYDQPDSESVHAQYDRIIEALTEKLPKVADHLDGARVDLLAFTAFPKQIWRQIWSNNPQERLNKEIRRRTDVVGIFPDRAALIRLVGAVLAEQHDEWIEGRRYLGLDVLAHARGDKPADTTEPTEEVTPALTA, encoded by the coding sequence ATGACCACTGCCCACGATATAGACCTGCGCCAGCTCGTCGAAGACCGACTCACCGGAGCAAGCCCGGACCTGCTGCGCGAGCTGCTCACAATGTTCATCCGCGCGCTGATGGGCGCCGAAGCCGACGTCCTGTGCGGCGCCGGCTACGGGCAACGCTCCGACGAACGTATCAACTCGCGCAACGGATACCGGCACCGAGACTTCGACACCCGCGTCGGGACCCTCGACGTCGCGATCCCGAAACTGCGTTCGGGAAGCTACTTCCCGGATTGGCTGCTCGAGCGCCGCAAGCGCGCGGAGCGGGCCCTGACCACGGTGGTCGCGACCTGCTATCTGCTCGGGGTGTCGACCCGCCGGATGGAGAAGCTGGTCGAGACGTTGGGCATCACCTCGCTCTCGAAGTCCCAGGTCAGCATCATGGCGAAAGAGTTGGACGAGCAGGTCGAGGCGTTCCGCAGCCGCCCCCTCGACGCCGGCCCGTACACGTTCGTCGCCGCCGACGCCCTCGTGCTCAAGGTCCGCGAGAACGGGCGGGTGGTGAACGTCCACGCCCTGGTCGCGGTCGGGGTCAACGCGGACGGCTACCGCGAAATCCTGGGCATCGATGTCACCTCCGCCGAGGACGGTGCCGGCTGGCTCACGTTCTTCCGCGGGATGGTCGCCCGCGGCCTGTCCGGGGTGAAGTTGGTGACCTCCGATGCCCACGCCGGCCTGGTCGCGGCGATCGGCGCCACCCTGCCCGGTGCTTCCTGGCAGCGTTGCCGCACCCACTACGCGACGAATTTGATGTCGGTCACCCCGAAGTCGTCGTGGCCGTGGGTGCGCACGCTGCTGCACTCGGTCTACGACCAACCCGATTCGGAATCCGTTCACGCACAATATGATCGGATCATCGAAGCCCTCACCGAGAAGCTCCCGAAGGTCGCCGACCACCTCGACGGAGCCCGGGTCGATCTACTCGCGTTCACTGCGTTCCCGAAACAGATCTGGCGACAGATCTGGTCCAACAACCCGCAAGAGCGGTTGAACAAGGAGATCCGCCGACGCACCGACGTCGTCGGGATCTTCCCCGACCGCGCCGCCCTGATCCGCCTCGTTGGCGCCGTGCTCGCCGAACAACACGACGAGTGGATCGAGGGACGCCGCTACCTCGGCCTCGACGTCCTCGCCCACGCCCGCGGAGACAAGCCCGCCGACACCACCGAACCCACCGAGGAGGTCACACCCGCCCTGACCGCATAG
- a CDS encoding IS3 family transposase (programmed frameshift), whose protein sequence is MSGSRKYPAELRERAVRMVAEVRGEYSSEWAAIESVASKLGIGSAQTLLNWVRRDQVDTGKRPGVTSDMAEELRKLRAENRELKRANDILKSASNFLRGGARPPQSVIVDYIDTHKQEYGTPPICRVLTAHGCKIAPSTYYDACARRRQPSKRQIRDEELKTEIARVHRENYSVYGARKVWLQCHREGIEVARCTVERLMGDLALEGARRGKTKRTTIADPQAGRPDDLVQRQFCPEAPNVLWVADFTYVSTWSGWVYVAFVIDAYARRIVGWRTATTMTAQLVLDAIEHAIWTRQREGIDDLSGLIHHHDRGSQYTSIAFTGRLVDAGIDASIGATGNSYDNALAESINGLYKTELIKAQGPWRTVDQVEVATLEWVDWFNHRRLYEHCGDLPPAEYEALYYRDRSSPEAWCNEVAA, encoded by the exons ATGTCAGGTTCGAGGAAGTACCCAGCCGAGCTGCGTGAGCGGGCGGTGCGAATGGTCGCCGAGGTGCGCGGCGAGTACTCGTCGGAGTGGGCAGCGATCGAGTCGGTCGCCTCCAAGTTGGGCATCGGGTCGGCACAGACCTTGCTGAACTGGGTTCGTCGCGATCAGGTCGACACAGGGAAGCGTCCCGGAGTGACCAGCGACATGGCCGAGGAACTCCGCAAGCTCCGGGCTGAGAATCGAGAACTCAAGCGCGCCAACGATATCCTGAAGTCTGCATCGA ACTTTCTTCGCGGCGGAGCTCGACCGCCGCAATCGGTGATCGTCGACTACATCGACACACACAAGCAGGAGTACGGCACCCCGCCGATCTGCCGCGTGCTGACCGCACACGGCTGCAAGATCGCGCCGTCCACCTACTACGATGCCTGCGCCCGCCGGCGACAACCCTCGAAGCGGCAGATCCGCGACGAGGAACTCAAGACCGAGATCGCGCGAGTTCACCGCGAGAACTACTCGGTCTACGGCGCCCGCAAGGTGTGGCTGCAATGCCACCGGGAAGGCATCGAAGTGGCCCGCTGCACGGTCGAACGACTGATGGGCGACCTCGCACTCGAGGGAGCCCGCCGCGGCAAGACCAAACGCACCACCATCGCCGATCCCCAGGCGGGGCGTCCCGACGATCTGGTGCAACGTCAGTTCTGCCCCGAAGCACCGAATGTGTTGTGGGTAGCGGACTTCACGTACGTGTCGACGTGGTCCGGGTGGGTATATGTGGCGTTCGTGATCGATGCCTACGCCCGCCGGATCGTGGGCTGGCGGACCGCGACCACGATGACCGCGCAGCTGGTCCTCGACGCAATCGAGCACGCGATCTGGACCCGGCAGCGCGAGGGCATCGACGATCTGTCCGGGCTGATTCATCATCACGATCGGGGGTCGCAATACACGTCCATCGCCTTCACCGGACGACTCGTCGACGCCGGTATCGATGCCTCGATCGGCGCCACCGGCAACAGCTACGACAACGCCCTCGCCGAATCGATCAACGGCCTCTACAAGACTGAACTGATCAAGGCTCAGGGCCCGTGGCGGACCGTTGACCAGGTCGAAGTCGCCACCCTCGAATGGGTCGACTGGTTCAACCACCGCAGGTTGTACGAGCACTGCGGCGACCTGCCGCCCGCGGAGTACGAGGCCCTCTACTACCGTGATCGGTCAAGTCCAGAGGCGTGGTGTAACGAGGTCGCCGCGTGA
- a CDS encoding helix-turn-helix transcriptional regulator, whose amino-acid sequence MRGHAGANQVREHRRLAGFTQAQVAALVGVSRQSVVSIERGDYAPSVYLALRLARALDSSVEVLFPLGEESE is encoded by the coding sequence ATGCGTGGACATGCTGGCGCGAACCAGGTACGAGAGCACAGGCGACTTGCCGGTTTCACTCAAGCCCAGGTGGCCGCCCTCGTCGGAGTCAGTCGGCAGAGTGTCGTGTCCATCGAGCGGGGCGATTACGCCCCCAGTGTGTATCTGGCCCTGCGGTTGGCGCGGGCGCTCGACTCGAGTGTCGAGGTGCTGTTTCCCCTAGGCGAGGAGTCGGAATGA
- a CDS encoding recombinase family protein, which produces MVITRLDRLGRSARDLHDIADELVRAEVRLNINGMIYDPTDPMGKMFFGMLVLMAEFEAELIRARTREGMAEAKKAGRLKGKQPKLSVLRRKKLLEDYESGEYDTKQLCEIAGLSRSAMYATLQRAREDREQGQVA; this is translated from the coding sequence CTGGTCATCACCCGGCTCGACCGGCTCGGACGGTCGGCGCGCGATCTGCACGACATCGCCGACGAACTCGTGCGGGCCGAGGTGCGCCTCAATATCAACGGGATGATCTACGACCCGACCGACCCGATGGGCAAGATGTTCTTCGGCATGCTGGTGCTCATGGCCGAGTTCGAGGCCGAGCTCATCCGGGCCCGCACACGGGAGGGGATGGCCGAGGCGAAGAAGGCCGGCAGGTTGAAGGGCAAGCAGCCGAAACTCTCCGTCCTGCGGCGCAAGAAGCTCCTCGAGGACTACGAGTCCGGCGAGTACGACACCAAGCAGCTCTGCGAGATCGCCGGGCTGTCCCGGTCCGCGATGTACGCCACGCTGCAGCGCGCACGAGAAGACCGCGAGCAGGGTCAAGTCGCGTAG
- a CDS encoding GNAT family N-acetyltransferase — protein sequence MRTTVQLEDLGRQNWEEVSELDVADDQRGLIASNLYSIAESRFLPGFLTQAVEFESDIVGFVMYGPDPDDGHVWLYRLMIDHRFQHRRLGRAAVRAVIRQVHEELRAQVLHLGVAPENSTAMSLYESCGFLPTGQSIGREEILQLQIVPETI from the coding sequence ACGACAGTGCAACTTGAAGATCTGGGTCGACAGAACTGGGAGGAAGTGTCCGAACTCGACGTCGCTGACGATCAGCGCGGGTTGATTGCCTCGAACCTGTACTCGATTGCCGAGAGTCGGTTCCTGCCCGGCTTCTTGACCCAGGCAGTGGAATTCGAGAGCGACATCGTTGGGTTTGTCATGTACGGTCCGGATCCCGATGACGGTCACGTCTGGCTCTACCGGTTGATGATTGACCACCGCTTTCAGCATCGGAGGCTGGGCCGTGCGGCGGTTCGCGCGGTGATCCGTCAAGTCCACGAGGAACTCCGAGCGCAGGTACTACACCTGGGGGTAGCCCCCGAGAATTCCACTGCCATGTCACTCTACGAATCATGCGGATTCTTGCCTACCGGGCAGTCCATCGGCAGGGAAGAGATTCTGCAGCTGCAGATCGTCCCCGAAACCATCTGA